One segment of Pseudophryne corroboree isolate aPseCor3 chromosome 10, aPseCor3.hap2, whole genome shotgun sequence DNA contains the following:
- the LOC134966170 gene encoding transmembrane protein 11, mitochondrial-like isoform X2: MRAIRIFPPHMDYYVIHEVYDGDFSQEQFEAELDAALEHHYQYIFIEPARLGDETARWISVGNCIHRTSVITGVVCLLSPFGLPNSCAHYVGLSAGALSVACAALYGVSWQSDPCCHYQVDLSGKKLALLPAGTLRTSSPVVLIRNEDTQRKRLHNVIALTALVYCAQKLFELCTD; encoded by the coding sequence AATCTTTCCACCCCATATGGATTACTATGTCATTCATGAAGTGTATGATGGTGACTTCTCTCAAGAGCAGTTTGAAGCGGAGTTAGATGCTGCCCTGGAACACCACTATCAGTACATTTTTATTGAACCAGCACGCCTGGGAGATGAAACTGCTCGCTGGATCTCTGTGGGCAACTGCATACACAGGACTTCAGTTATAACAGGGGTTGTATGCCTCTTATCACCATTTGGGCTTCCTAATAGCTGTGCTCATTATGTAGGACTATCAGCTGGAGCTTTAAGTGTGGCGTGTGCTGCTCTTTATGGTGTCTCCTGGCAGTCTGACCCATGCTGCCATTATCAGGTGGATCTGAGCGGGAAAAAGCTTGCACTACTCCCTGCGGGGACGCTAAGGACTTCCTCACCAGTAGTATTAATTCGCAACGAGGACACGCAAAGAAAGAGACTTCATAATGTCATTGCACTGACTGCCCTAGTATATTGTGCCCAGAAGCTTTTTGAATTGTGCACAGACTAA